One stretch of bacterium DNA includes these proteins:
- a CDS encoding type II CAAX endopeptidase family protein: MNKHRNKHSRPAIDFLLAALTLAPALANWLGLWILNDAWLAIILCCLIFYGGAYWVIRAFRLKSMLVMRPRNILKSLAWGISSALGAAALILVLGTMFFTQAVSGNMLQACSQRLAQSQALRYSFWQFFLFVGIIVPVGEELYWRAGLQGLLSLRFSKTKTVLISALLFTFYHLVTVGFLVPGLPGLPLVGLVFLSGLVLAWLTQHTKNIWAAAICHGLGGWGAIIFLVWKYLR; this comes from the coding sequence ATGAACAAACACCGGAATAAACATTCCCGCCCGGCCATCGACTTTCTACTGGCGGCCCTGACCCTGGCCCCGGCCCTGGCCAACTGGCTGGGGCTGTGGATATTGAACGACGCCTGGCTGGCCATCATCCTGTGCTGCCTGATATTTTACGGCGGAGCCTACTGGGTGATCAGGGCCTTCCGGTTAAAGTCAATGCTGGTAATGAGGCCCCGGAACATCCTAAAGAGCCTGGCCTGGGGAATATCATCGGCCCTGGGGGCGGCGGCCCTGATACTGGTGCTGGGGACCATGTTCTTCACCCAGGCCGTTTCCGGGAACATGCTGCAGGCCTGCTCCCAGCGCCTGGCCCAGAGCCAGGCCCTGCGCTACAGCTTCTGGCAGTTCTTTCTGTTTGTGGGGATCATAGTCCCGGTGGGCGAGGAGCTGTACTGGCGGGCCGGTCTGCAGGGATTGTTGAGCCTGAGGTTCTCCAAAACCAAAACGGTGCTGATCTCGGCCCTGCTGTTCACCTTCTATCACCTGGTGACGGTGGGCTTCCTGGTGCCGGGGCTGCCCGGCCTGCCATTGGTGGGGCTGGTGTTCCTGAGCGGGCTGGTCTTGGCCTGGCTGACCCAGCACACCAAAAACATCTGGGCCGCGGCCATCTGCCACGGGCTGGGGGGATGGGGGGCCATCATCTTCCTGGTGTGGAAGTACCTGAGATAA